The following coding sequences are from one Bufo bufo chromosome 2, aBufBuf1.1, whole genome shotgun sequence window:
- the LYSMD3 gene encoding lysM and putative peptidoglycan-binding domain-containing protein 3 isoform X1 — translation MVPPADELKMAGRHEARSYLKPASSTTSGHSYHFASMANSENDVSEEEAEEYELRPRGREKSRRSTSRERLDDIIFIIKDIVEGDTLNSISLQHCCTVADLKRANNLINEQDFYALRSIKIPVKRFSLLTETHFSPKGKMSRTVPTQPPLEAQELYPALEGLSKEAVDSFLQEVDRDIEQIVRVTDMKKESLHEVVSALSQELHFETEPIVARPKDPDHGADWGLGWWTAVVIMVIVGIITPVFYFLYYEVLNKEPPESNSAHIG, via the exons ATGGTCcctcctgcagatgagctgaagaTGGCCGGCAGACATGAGGCTCGGAGTTACCTGAAACCAGCATCGTCCACGACCTCGGGGCACAGCTATCACTTTGCATCCATGGCTAACTCTGAGAATGACGTGTCAGAAGAAGAGGCCGAGGAATATGAACTGCGACCACGAGGGAGAGAGAAGTCGAGGAGAAGCACGTCCAGAGAACGTCTTGATGACATTATATTTATCATTAAGGACATTGTGGAAGGGGACACATTAAATTCAATATCTCTACAGCATTGTTGTACT GTTGCAGACCTCAAGAGAGCCAACAACCTCATTAATGAACAGGACTTTTACGCCTTGCGGTCAATAAAAATTCCAGTAAAGAGGTTCAGTTTACTGACCGAGACCCATTTTTCCCCAAAAGGAAAGATGTCAAGGACTGTGCCTACCCAGCCTCCTCTAGAAGCCCAGGAACTCTACCCAGCGCTTGAAGGACTTTCTAAGGAGGCGGTTGATTCTTTCTTACAGGAAGTAGACAGAGATATTGAACAGATTGTGAGGGTCACAGACATGAAGAAGGAAAGTCTGCACGAAGTGGTCTCCGCCCTAAGTCAAGAACTCCATTTTGAAACGGAGCCTATAGTGGCCCGACCAAAAGATCCTGATCATGGAGCGGACTGGGGCTTGGGCTGGTGGACAGCAGTTGTCATTATGGTCATTGTGGGAATAATCACACCAGTATTTTATTTCCTTTATTATGAAGTTCTAAACAAAGAACCACCTGAATCTAACTCCGCACACATAGGCTGA
- the LYSMD3 gene encoding lysM and putative peptidoglycan-binding domain-containing protein 3 isoform X2 produces the protein MAGRHEARSYLKPASSTTSGHSYHFASMANSENDVSEEEAEEYELRPRGREKSRRSTSRERLDDIIFIIKDIVEGDTLNSISLQHCCTVADLKRANNLINEQDFYALRSIKIPVKRFSLLTETHFSPKGKMSRTVPTQPPLEAQELYPALEGLSKEAVDSFLQEVDRDIEQIVRVTDMKKESLHEVVSALSQELHFETEPIVARPKDPDHGADWGLGWWTAVVIMVIVGIITPVFYFLYYEVLNKEPPESNSAHIG, from the exons aTGGCCGGCAGACATGAGGCTCGGAGTTACCTGAAACCAGCATCGTCCACGACCTCGGGGCACAGCTATCACTTTGCATCCATGGCTAACTCTGAGAATGACGTGTCAGAAGAAGAGGCCGAGGAATATGAACTGCGACCACGAGGGAGAGAGAAGTCGAGGAGAAGCACGTCCAGAGAACGTCTTGATGACATTATATTTATCATTAAGGACATTGTGGAAGGGGACACATTAAATTCAATATCTCTACAGCATTGTTGTACT GTTGCAGACCTCAAGAGAGCCAACAACCTCATTAATGAACAGGACTTTTACGCCTTGCGGTCAATAAAAATTCCAGTAAAGAGGTTCAGTTTACTGACCGAGACCCATTTTTCCCCAAAAGGAAAGATGTCAAGGACTGTGCCTACCCAGCCTCCTCTAGAAGCCCAGGAACTCTACCCAGCGCTTGAAGGACTTTCTAAGGAGGCGGTTGATTCTTTCTTACAGGAAGTAGACAGAGATATTGAACAGATTGTGAGGGTCACAGACATGAAGAAGGAAAGTCTGCACGAAGTGGTCTCCGCCCTAAGTCAAGAACTCCATTTTGAAACGGAGCCTATAGTGGCCCGACCAAAAGATCCTGATCATGGAGCGGACTGGGGCTTGGGCTGGTGGACAGCAGTTGTCATTATGGTCATTGTGGGAATAATCACACCAGTATTTTATTTCCTTTATTATGAAGTTCTAAACAAAGAACCACCTGAATCTAACTCCGCACACATAGGCTGA